GATTATGGATATAAGCAATAAGTGTTTGCTGCCATAAATTTTCCAACACTTGAGAGTTATGCAGTGCTGGACTAAAGAATGGCGGAAAAAAACCAAACTTATCCTCGATCTCTGCTTTAATTTGCTCGCTCGTGCGCATTCTCAACCTGTTGTACAATTCTTAATTTTAAATAAATTTGTGGGTGACAAAAACCTGGGTGACAACTCTTGTATATTTCCACTAAAGTGCTAAGTCAAAAACTAGCTGTTGTGCTGTGCCATCATCACTAAATCGTTGTTCGCCAACTCCCACAAGCTCAACAATAACTTCGCGGTTAGGTAACGACCAATTTCCCTGACGCTGATTAATACTCACAACTACGCGGTTTTCTTCAGTATTTACGCTGATTTTTGTAGTCGCATAGGCATCATCTCGATAAGCAAACGTATGCCCATCGTCTTCGTAAAGCGTAAATTCACCATTACCCTGCCAAACACGTATTGTTAACGGGTCGAGCGATCGCTCATCGACATACTGCATCACTGGTTGCATCGGTATAATCGCACCCGCCTTCGCATAAAGTGGCATAGTTTCCAGAGAGGCGTGCGCGAGGATGTGCGTTGGTCCAGTATAAGAGGCACCACTCCACCAGTCGTACCACGTGCCTGCGGGTAAGTAAACCGCACGATGCTCGACGCCAGGACGATAAATCGGTGCAGCCATCAGTGAGGAACCGAGTAACACTTGGTCGTGCAGCGCGTACGTATGCGGATCGTTGGGAAAATCGTATAGTAAAGGACGTAAAATCGGCGCGCCTGTCGTTGTCGCTTCCCAAAACAGCGTATAAATGTACGGCAATAGCTGGTAACGCAAATTAAGATATTCGCGGCAAATCTTTTCAGTGCGATCGCCAAACGACCATGGTTCGTGTTGTGCAGTTGTCAGCGCCGAGTGTCCGCGCATAAACGGATACAGTATTCCCACTTGCATCCACCGCGCAAATAATTCTGCTGTAGCATTACTCGCAAATCCACCAACATCGCACCCGACAAATGCAACTCCCGATAGCCCCATATTGCACAGCATCGGTAGCGACATTTCTAGGTGATCCCACAATGAATGATTATCACCCATCCACACCGATGACCACCGCTGAATTCCTGCATACCCCGATCGCGTCAACACAAACGATCGCTCAGTTGGTCGCAGTTTCTCCAAACCTTCCGCACAAGAACGCGCCATCATTAATCCATATAAGTTATGCGTCTCTGCGTGTGTCGCGCGGTCGTCTCCTTGCGGTGCATCCAACGGAAACCAAATCTTATCACCTTCATCCCCAAACGGGCGATCGCTAATGGCAGGTTCGTTCATATCGTTCCAAATTCCGGCAACGCCAATATCAGTTAAACTTTGGTGTAATTCTCCCCACCACTGGCGCACCTCAGCACGCATAAAATCAGGAAATACAGCTTTATCGGGCCATACGTAGCCGTGAAATAGCTGTCCGTCAGCTTTGCGTACAAAATAATTGCCTGTAACTCCTTGGTCGAAAACGTGATAGTCTGCTTCTGGCTCGTACTTCACGCCAGGGTCAATAATCGTCACCGTTTTAAAGCCAGCTTCCGCGAGTTCTTGGATTAACTTCTCTGGATGCGGAAACCGCTGAGGACTCCAGGTAAACACGCGATATCCTCGCATATAGTCGATATCTAGATGAATCACATCACAGGGAATGCGGCGATCGCGAAACTCTTGGGCAAGTTTGCGGACGATTATTTCCGATTCGTAACTCCAGCGACATTGGTGATAACCCAAAGCCCATTTGGGCGGTAAAGCCATGCGCCCTGTTAACTGCGTGTAGGTATCAAGAATTTTGGCAGGTGTCGGACCATAAATAATGTAGTAATCTAACTCACCCGCGTGCGTTTCCATTCTCCAGATTCCTGGCTGTTCGACACCAATATCAAAGCGACTCCAAAACGTCGTATTAAAAAAGATGCCATAACCGACTTCCGGACGCAAAGCAATAAAAAATGGAATCGCTTGATACATCTCGTCAGTCAGCGAACCGTAGTCTAACGCATCCGTTGTCCAGTTCGTTTTGACTTCACTGCGTTTATCTAATAAGCCTGTACGTTCGCCAAACCCGTAAAAATGCTCGTCAGCCGCAATTTGCTTCCAAGCTGCTGTTGTTCCTAAGCGCCAGCCAATTCCTGGTGCAGCATCAACTGCAAAAGGACGATTTGCTATATCAAAGCAAGCAATTTGACAGTTTTCGCGTTGGACAACGATACGCAATTGTTCAGTTTGAATTTCAATGGTAGTAGCAGTTTCCTGCACCTCAAATGATGGAATTTGCCACGCTGCATCATCCTTGGTCACTGCCCACGATCGCCTTGGTGTAAACTCTCCTGTAGGTGCAACCCGCACGCGAATCAAATGAGGGGTAAGGATACTAAGTGTCAAACACGACTTGCCACAATCAAATCTGACACAGTGTTGTTCTTGAGAAATATTTTGTACTGCGCTGAGTGTTTCCCACGGCTGTTCGTCAATTGGTAGTTGTCCAAAATATTGCGGCATAAAGCATAAGGCGTTATTTTCATCGGCAGTCAGTGTATGTTGCCGAGGATAAAAATGACAAGCGCATTGAGGTAGAGTCTCTCGTAATTCTTTGGATTTATGAATTCTGTTGTGTTATCTGTTTGTAAAACACCGAAGAGAAATGCCCCCTAAATTTCTCACGAGTGGGAGACTTTAAGTTGGTTCCTTAATTTTGGGCAAAGATTAAGAACAACTTTTATTCGCAAAGCTAGGAGGTGGAATTGATTCAACTGCATAAGTTTTAATAGCAATTGAGGTGATAGTCAGCTTTTAACCTGACGCCTGCTATGCGTGCTTGTGTATAAAACTTACAAATTCCTCTATTATACCTATTCCCGATTGGCAACAGGTGCAGCATCGCGTTTGAGAACAACAGTTTCACCATAGCTAAGAAGCCTTTCAATTGTCGCCAAACGATTTTCCCAGACTTTCGTTTGATAAGGATTTTCTAGCGCGTAGGGACGCATCCAACTTCTAAATTGCAACTGAAAGTTTGTCAATGCGGCTCTAGCCACACTTAAGCGATGCAACGAAGGCTCTGCAGCGAGTTGCTTTAAAGCATTTTCTAAATCGGTAGCTTGGATGTTAAATAAAGAAAGCGATCGCCCGTGTAATCTTAGTTGGTTGTTGGCGACGAGAAAGTTCCATTCTTGCTGCAAGCTATTGTAACGGGCTGCGGCAGTGTGGAACGGCTGGCGATAGGGGACTGGGGCTTGAATGTTGCCTTGAGTCCGCTGAAACAGCAATTGTAACTCTTCACTCAAATTTTCCACGGCAAATAGCGAATATCCACTGACAGGAAGATCTCTTGCAAGTTGAATTTGATCGACTGCGGCTGGTACTGGCAAATTAAGCAGACGAATTCCTGGTAAGACTAACGTCGAACCTAATTTGTTTGATGTAATCCATGGTTGTGCGAGACGCCCAAAGCGATACGTATCTAACGCATAAGTCATGGGGACTATCATATCAACATCGCCGCGACTTGCCCACACTTCCCAATGCTGTTGTAACTTTTGAATGCGCTCGTGTTCAGAAAGCGGAAATACGGCTGCTGATAAAATGAGCTGAGGATGCTTGCGCCGCAAGTGTTGCGAGACTTCAGCAACAAAACTATCAACTTGCTGGGTACGAAATTGCGTCCATTTTTGCCATAAAGCCGGTTGGCGGGGTGAAATTTTTACAGGATCGACTCCAGTTAATTGCTGAAACTTTTGCCGTGCGGCTTTACCATAGCCATAGGTGCGTTCTGCCCCAGGATCTTGGAAGGGATAGCGAATGTAATCGAGTTGCAACCCGTCGACTTGATAGCGGCTGACAATTTCTTCAAAAAGTCGTAATAAATACTCTCGTACTTCAGGGTTTGCGGGGTCTAAAAATGGTTTTCCTTGACCAGGAGGAAATATACTTCCCCGATTGTCATAACTTGCCCAGTCTGGATTAGCGGCAATTAAAGGTCCTGGATACTCTGCTGGCAGATTAACGATAGTATTGTGACGTTGGTTGCCTGCCGCAAATACCCACACCCAAGCATGTAACTCCATGTCTCGTGCTTTGGCTAGCTTGACCGCACTTGCGAGCGGATCCCATCCTTGAATCAATGGATTCTGTTGGGGTGCAACCGTACTGGGATAAATCGGATAGCCTGCATTTACGGTTTCAAAAAAGACAGTGTTAATGCCTGCAGCGGCTAATTGGTCAAAAATCCTAGCAAGTCCTTGTTCTGAACCTGCACGCACAATACTACCGCGATCCAACCACATTGCGCGAATTTCAGGTTGAGCGAGTGGGCGATCGCTTGGGAAATTTTGCCACAGGAGCTGCTGTGCTTTGAGCCATTGGTTTCGCGCAGCAACAAAGTTCCCTTGTTTGACAAGTTGTGGTAGCGTTTTGGCGATCGCTTTCGCGTCGGCTAGGGCTTTTGCTGCAGCTTCAGATTCAACGATTGAGTTAGCTTTGGTACTGCTTCTTGCGTTTGCGGCTAACTGCGCGCTTTCGAACCGACCAATCAAGTTGTAGAGTTCTTGTTGTAGTGCGATCGCTTCTACACTTGAGATGGGGGTATTTGAGTCGGGTGCTGTTGGCAATCCTCTAGGAACAATGCGCTCGATAGCTTCTGCTTCAGGATGAGCAGGTGC
This region of Chroococcidiopsis sp. TS-821 genomic DNA includes:
- a CDS encoding family 10 glycosylhydrolase, with the protein product MSIKLSLTASQPSPRASHYLKIRIKLFCLLPLTSYLLSFVCPLTGQKPAIAQEKSVLGVVRSQENTTQWQGITERLQAAKVAYCVIDIENVRNVTDFSNPPVVFLPNVTNLSPTQAIALEEWLSRGGKVIASGPVGNTSQPGVRQLLRSLLGAYWGFEMSQPSQLQPLRINTQSWVRQPGLAGTIRGGVVIPTNLTSKPAAIWQSKDTPPAVVTTERSTVLGWQWGSDNAAPVAMDSAWLRAAVSRFVPLSDAPTTTPKNCNGSAVAASPPPAQPTTPAPPRALAPAHPEAEAIERIVPRGLPTAPDSNTPISSVEAIALQQELYNLIGRFESAQLAANARSSTKANSIVESEAAAKALADAKAIAKTLPQLVKQGNFVAARNQWLKAQQLLWQNFPSDRPLAQPEIRAMWLDRGSIVRAGSEQGLARIFDQLAAAGINTVFFETVNAGYPIYPSTVAPQQNPLIQGWDPLASAVKLAKARDMELHAWVWVFAAGNQRHNTIVNLPAEYPGPLIAANPDWASYDNRGSIFPPGQGKPFLDPANPEVREYLLRLFEEIVSRYQVDGLQLDYIRYPFQDPGAERTYGYGKAARQKFQQLTGVDPVKISPRQPALWQKWTQFRTQQVDSFVAEVSQHLRRKHPQLILSAAVFPLSEHERIQKLQQHWEVWASRGDVDMIVPMTYALDTYRFGRLAQPWITSNKLGSTLVLPGIRLLNLPVPAAVDQIQLARDLPVSGYSLFAVENLSEELQLLFQRTQGNIQAPVPYRQPFHTAAARYNSLQQEWNFLVANNQLRLHGRSLSLFNIQATDLENALKQLAAEPSLHRLSVARAALTNFQLQFRSWMRPYALENPYQTKVWENRLATIERLLSYGETVVLKRDAAPVANRE
- a CDS encoding glycoside hydrolase family 31 protein; the protein is MPQYFGQLPIDEQPWETLSAVQNISQEQHCVRFDCGKSCLTLSILTPHLIRVRVAPTGEFTPRRSWAVTKDDAAWQIPSFEVQETATTIEIQTEQLRIVVQRENCQIACFDIANRPFAVDAAPGIGWRLGTTAAWKQIAADEHFYGFGERTGLLDKRSEVKTNWTTDALDYGSLTDEMYQAIPFFIALRPEVGYGIFFNTTFWSRFDIGVEQPGIWRMETHAGELDYYIIYGPTPAKILDTYTQLTGRMALPPKWALGYHQCRWSYESEIIVRKLAQEFRDRRIPCDVIHLDIDYMRGYRVFTWSPQRFPHPEKLIQELAEAGFKTVTIIDPGVKYEPEADYHVFDQGVTGNYFVRKADGQLFHGYVWPDKAVFPDFMRAEVRQWWGELHQSLTDIGVAGIWNDMNEPAISDRPFGDEGDKIWFPLDAPQGDDRATHAETHNLYGLMMARSCAEGLEKLRPTERSFVLTRSGYAGIQRWSSVWMGDNHSLWDHLEMSLPMLCNMGLSGVAFVGCDVGGFASNATAELFARWMQVGILYPFMRGHSALTTAQHEPWSFGDRTEKICREYLNLRYQLLPYIYTLFWEATTTGAPILRPLLYDFPNDPHTYALHDQVLLGSSLMAAPIYRPGVEHRAVYLPAGTWYDWWSGASYTGPTHILAHASLETMPLYAKAGAIIPMQPVMQYVDERSLDPLTIRVWQGNGEFTLYEDDGHTFAYRDDAYATTKISVNTEENRVVVSINQRQGNWSLPNREVIVELVGVGEQRFSDDGTAQQLVFDLAL